ACGGGCGGGTGCCGGCTCTCGCGGGGCGGTGGAGCACCACCCGCGCGGCCGCTGCGGTGTCACTGTGGGGCGACCGGCTCGACGGCGCGGTCGTCGCCATCGGCAATGCGCCGACAGCGTTGTTCCATCTGCTCGAGTGGCTGTACGACGGCGGGCCGCGACCGGCAGCGATCGTCGGCATGCCGGTCGGGTTCGTCGGGTCGGCCGAGTCGAAGGTTGCGCTGGCCGAGCACCGGCTGGCCGACGGTCACGTCGTGCCCTGGATCACTGTGCACGGTCATCGGGGCGGATCGGCCATGGCCGCAGCCGCCGTCAACGCCCTCGCCTCGACCTCGGAGATCTGACATGCGTCCCGCCACAGCTGAATCCGGCCACCTGTACGGCGTCGGCGTCGGGCCGGGCGACCCCGGACTCATCACCCGCCGCGCGGCCGAGCTCATCGCGTCGGCCGAGGTGGTCGTCTATCACGCCGGCACCGGCCGCACCTCCAACGCGCGCGCCATCGCCGCCGACCTCATCCCGGCCGACGCGATCGAGGAGGAGTTGC
This genomic stretch from Calidifontibacter indicus harbors:
- a CDS encoding precorrin-8X methylmutase, giving the protein MNPDTPEPQSLPPTRRYDYLTDGPEIYRRSFAMIRDLADLSAFPVQTEPVVARVVHAAGDPAVSECVAAHDDVVRAARDALRAGAPIFTDSVMLASGITRTRLPADNEVVCTLRDGRVPALAGRWSTTRAAAAVSLWGDRLDGAVVAIGNAPTALFHLLEWLYDGGPRPAAIVGMPVGFVGSAESKVALAEHRLADGHVVPWITVHGHRGGSAMAAAAVNALASTSEI